In Lolium perenne isolate Kyuss_39 chromosome 5, Kyuss_2.0, whole genome shotgun sequence, the sequence TCGCCCTCGTCCGCGGCCTCGGCCGCCGCGATCCCCTCCAGCGCGAGGGCGGTCGTCTCCGCGTCGGCGAGCATCGCGGCCAGCTCCTCCTCCGTGGACACGACGCTCCGGAGAGCTACCTCCAGCTCCTGCCGCGTCACGGCGAGCGTCACCGCCGGTTTCTTCGTCGTGCCGGAACCGGAGCCCGATccggacggcgacgacgagggaggCAGGACGGTCCTGGGCGTGGCGACGGACTCATCGGACGTGGACAACGACGACGCGGTGGAGCCGAAGGAGCAGCTCTTGGCGCTCTTCCccgtcttcttgcccttcttggaaGAAGGGGAGGCACCGAAGAAACTGGTGAGTTTCATGGTCTCCGGCAAAGAACGGACCGGGAGCGCGCGCGTTGGGAGAAAGGAAGGCGCGCGGGGATGGAGGTGGAAGGGAACTAGACGGCAGGCCGGAGAGAATTATAGGAGTCATGGTGGACGGCAGGAGAGAATTAAGGAAGGAAGTGAAGCTTCGACGAAGCTTCGCGCGGGAAAACCCGGCTCGCGCGGACCTACCTTTCCTCCGATTGATTCGCCTCCTCCGCTTTGAAGGCTTCTCCTCCACGGTCGTTTGCATGTAACATGTAGCACTTGTACGTACTTTTAACAATGACACGATGGTGACCTGGTGAGGGCTGAGCTAGCGGTGGTCAAATCATGAGGGTCTTAAGTAAGGGCATAATGGAATTTTTGCCAAATAAGACCACCTGCTTTAACGAATTGACAAGAAAGATCATCCGTGAGCGAATTTACCAAAAATGCTGTGGCGGCACATCGGCCAGGTGACGCATGGTACATGAGACCGGCCAGGGTGGCACACCCTGCCGCCACCTACCCACGTGGCACCCTAACAGCACGGATGGCCGTTCGGCGTTAACATTTACTGTGGGTCATGCCACCACCATCCCGGATGGCAGGCTATCGTGGCACATGCCGCCATGCGTCAAGGCGGCATGTTGACGTTCTTGTGCTTTGTAGAAGCACTAATTCCATATGTTTCGTTGCTCGATGCAGATTTTGGCGCCAAAGTGGTACATTGAATAGACCATCAAGAGCTAGCTAACGAACGGTTGTTCCAGCTAACAAGCCGCCTAGGTAGGTGGCGGCAGGACGTGCCCTACCTATCATATGGCTGATGTGTCGCCAGGGTAATTTTGTTAGTTTCCGTCCCAAGTGGATCTTCTTGTCAATTTATTGGGGCATGTGGCTTAACATGGCAAAAGTTGGGGCTAATGCGCTCTGCATCGAAAGCGACTGGATATTATTACATACCAAAAGGGAATACAAATTCTACATCAGAATTGTATTTCTCTTTTCACCAGGTCAATAGCTAGGAACAACACGCAACTTGTAAGTTTTCTAATCATCTCAAATTACACCGTATGGTCGTACGGACGTCTTCGTACCGTACAAGTTGGCATAGTATACAGCATCTGATTAGGCTCGAATAGTCTACGTCGCAACGGACGCGTAATGTGGGCGCGGAAGGCGTCGGAGAAGCTTCCTCGATTGGCAGGCAGCGTCGACCTTGAAAGAATGGGTATCCGACCGAGCTCGTCCGTCGGGAAACTGGGCAGGAATTTCGGCTGTGCGCTCGATCGAGTCAGCTAGCTGTTCCTCGAAAACAGCAAAAGCAAAGCTTATCCGTTTGTCTGTTCCGCGAGCCGAGTTGCGTCAGCTTTAGAGGGTGATTTACGTACGTGCGCGCGCCCCATAGTTCGAACTTTTAAATCGTCGCAGGTGTTCGTTATGATAGCCGACGGCTAAAGGTAAGCGATCACTATCCCGATTCCGCGTCAGGGAGCCGCGTGGCACCGACCTATGCATTGGTGCACTCAGCAAACCATTTTTTTTAAGCCAATATGCACGGAGGTGACGACGTAATGCAACCTCCAATAATGGTGTTGTGCAGTATTTGAAAAATGTTATTTCCCCCGATCCATATTATTTGATGCTAAAATATATgcatctacaactaaaatgtgtctagtatatctatattagcatcaagtaatatgaatcggagggagtatcaaAGATTGAAAAACAACATTATCCAACAATGAATTCTTGCACGTGTTGTGCACTGTGCACACATTGTCAACTTAGTTGCACGAATCGGGGTTGTCGTGCTATTTTCTAAATCATCTCCTAAAAGGTTAGAGCCATTTAGGAAATGAATACATAAGGAGAAGGTAGCAGAGAAGGGTCTCTTCACCCTAGACCTGGATACAAGATGAAATTTTACTTAACTTATGTTTGATACAATCGCCTTCGAAAAAGGTTTCAAAAGAATATGTGAGAAATCTAAGTACTATGCATCATACTTCTCTAAAGTTGGTGGTCCTCCCACTGCCAAAAACTGGTTAGAAGCAAAgaagcttagagcatctccagtcgcgttcctCAAAGCTATTTggggcgcgtcggacaaaaaattggttctagccgcgtcccccaaacccgttttttatccggcgcgccccgatacggtgtccggcgccccgagcccgtcccgtcccacaggggacgcaccgggcacgccggacacaacgaaaagcgaggcagactcccacatgtcggcgagtatttgcataaaccgttcaTTCGCGCCTTtttttttctcgtcgctccttccttcccgcgcctcccacccctccgccgccgctggatttgccgGCCGTTTCGGCGTCCGATCTCTTCTGAGAGTCGGGACTGTCGCCGCGGCTGGCGCTCCCGCCggtcgttccgccgccgccgcttcgccatcgcgtcccagaacgcggcgtcaaatccgccccacctccacgcacacaaggtgctcgacgacttgccaggtagccgcgattggccgctgttcgTTGCATCGTCTGTCttggcgcaattttaaccattgattttgctttatacatggatagcgacgatgagatggtttTCCTGCTGCTGGAGGCACTACGGGAAAAAAGGGCGTTGCCGTGCATctcgcctttgccgtgcggctctgcacggcaaagatttctttgccgtgtatCAGCAGAGAGGGCGCACGGCAAAAAACTATTGCATGGCAAAACGACTaacgacgcacggcaaagaaccatTGCACGGCAAAACGACtaacggcgcacggcaaagaaccatTGCACGGCAAAATAACTAACGGCGCATGGCAAAGAAGCTAACACGGCAAAGCTACAATttcgcgcacggcaaagaacgaTCGTATAGCTGAACAGCCGTAAACACACGGATAGGTGACGTGGCCTACCTCACGTCTCACGTTGGCCCCACCACCCACACCAAACTCTTTTATATGTGCACGCTGGAGACTCCAGTCCAGAATCGAGAGCACGCTGGAGGCTCCAGACTCCACAGCACGCGGGTCGCGGGAGGCTCCGAGCGCAGCGCCATGGCCACACAGCACGCGGCGGCGCCCGTCCCCGGCCTGCGGCGGCGCTCGTCCCGGCCTGCGGCGGCGCTCGTCCCGGCCTGCGGCGGCGCCATCCCCGGTTCCCCGGCCTGCGGCGGCGCTCGTCCCCGGCCTGCGGCGGCGCCCGTCCCCGGCCTGCGTCGGCGCCTCCTAGAGATGGTGCAGGAGCTTCTCATCCCCGACTCCTCCCAGAGATGGTGCAGGAGCTGAGGACGGCGACGCCGGAGCTACGTGGCGGCCATCCTCGagcgtcgccgcctcctccctgTCTCGGCCATCCTCGAGTGTTGATGCGGCGAGCGGGCGTGGGCAAGCATGCGGCGGCCAGCGGGCATGGGCGGGCGCGCGGCGACCTGGCGTGGCAGTGGGGcgtctttttttttattttgctaaatctctttgccgtgcgggttggagtagaagcgcacggcaaagactgccgcacggcaaagaggcaCAGCATACGGCAAAGGAAATCGCACGGCAAAGAGGTCACAGCGCACGGCAACGCTGCGTcgctcggcaaagcctttgccgtgcgattttcgcgcgacgcacggcaaagacggCTTTGCCGGGCGGGTCGTTGCCGAGCAATCTTTGCCGTGcacggccgcacggcaaaggctttgccgagccgatttgcccctttgccgtgcgtttagGCTGCACGGCAAAGCCCTGTTTTGCCGTAgtgaggacgagcaagccttcgacgacgacctccgggagcagttgatgatcatcgcgtccctccaggacatggttgacaccgaggcggagaagaggaagaggccgtgccgcggaggatcaaggccggggagaaagaagtccaagccccggcagaggatggaggggcatgccatgctgcacaacgactaattCGCCGATaatgcaacacatgccgacaattttcggcgccagtacaggatgagcaagggtatgttcatgaatatcctccacggcattcgagagttcgacccctacttcaagctcaagctcgaggCTGTAGGtgttgtcgggttctcgtcgatttagaagtgcaccgccgccatgaggatgcttgcatatggagcacctgccgatacacaggatgactaccttcgcatgagtgattctactgccattgagtgcacgtacaattttgccgagctgtggtaggaaagtttggcaaatactacttgagagggccaactgaggaagaaactgaaaggatcatggcacaaaatgctgccagaggatttccaGGAAtgattggaagcatcgattgcatgcactgggcatggaagaactgcccgtttgcttggcaaggtatatacaaaggacgTCATGGATATTGTAGTGTGGtgtttgaagctgtggcagattatgacctctggatttggcattctttctttggcatggcaggatcacacaatgacatcaatgtgttgcagcagtctccggtgttcagcagactagtggaagggcatgctccaccatgcaactatgagatcaatggccaccaatataccaaaggctattatctagccgatggtatatatctaaAATGggtcacttttgtcaaaacaatctcgaatccatcaggtctgaagaattctcactttgctacgcgacaggaggcttgcaggaaggatgtcaagcgggcatttggtgtgcttcaagcacaatttgccattgtccggtatcCTGCTCTAAGATCGTCTCACGaataaatgtgggaggtgatgcaggcttgtgtgatcatgcacaacatgatcatcgaggatgaccgcaagaatcatgccaggacacatgttggtccctatgagtgtcagggcccacttgcggaggttgatcatgagttgcctgcggattttgctgatttcctgaccatgcacgcagagatccgtgacagcaatgttcatgatcaacttcaaactgatctcgttgagcatttgtgtaggatcaaaggaaatgccgcggcaccttgatctagccctatttattatatttgtttagttgttttattgtttgttgtattttaatttgaaaactaTCTCCGCAAACATATTTATTCCTATGTTATATTTGATAAATGATTGTGTgttcaaaaagccaaaaaaaaagtatttttaatgtttgggggcgccgtttgggggacgcggctggggagcgacgtcccccaaacgcggcacgaacaaaacacgtcccccaaacgctcaatccggtgcgatttgggggacgctttgggggacgcgactgaagatgctcttattTCAGGTCTTCAAGTTTTTCCACAATGTGACCGTAAGATTCTCCTGGACAACTATATGTCACATCAAGTACCTTTTTTCATGATTTCTTGTTGATACGATAGATAGCCTTGCAAAATCGTGTAAAGGAACAAGTTGGCCTAGGAGCAATGGCAGAAAACATGATGGTTAAACCCGATGCTATTTATTATTGTTGTTCTTGATCCTTGGTACAAAGTTAAATATTTGGGCTTCTGCTTTTCCAATGTTTATGATAAGAAGAAGGCAAAAAAATTTACAAAAAAGGGTGAAGATGGGTTGACTAGGCTATTTGAGTGGTATGCTAAGCGGACTCAGCTGCAAGTATTCGTGAGCCTCCCCACGCACCACCTTTAGTGATCTTGAAGAGTATGGTGAAGATCCTAGAAGGTTGTGGGCGTCCAATTTCAAAGAACATTCGCAAGTAATAGAAAGTAAGGTAGCAAATACTGAGTTGTCTAGATTTTTGTTAGAGTTGTGTGAGAAGGATACATATGTATTCAATATTCTAAATTGGTGGATACGGCAAAGGAACAAATATCTAACTTTATCCAAGGTTCCAAAGAATGTTTTAGTTGTTCCGGTTTCAATAGTTTTGTTTACCACTAGTGGTAGAGTAATCAATCCACAAAGGAGCTCATTTTCCCCGAAGATGTTGAAGCACTGATTTTCGGACATAGGTGGTTAAGTtcatcacccccccccccccccccccgaaactgATATACGACAAATAATTACACaagtatgaggagcttgcatggggTATATAACATGATGTCCTAGCTCTTAGTTATTTTTGTATTCTTCACATGTAAGTAATACTGAATTTTCTATTATTTGAATTTTTAGAGCATGGGGTATAGGAGTGTGGAGATACATGatgttgttgacgcgtaaagcacacgcccgttgggaaccccaagaggaaggtgtgatgcgtacatcagcaagttttccctcaggaagaaaccaagattatcgaaccagtaggagtcaaggagcacgtgaaggttgttggtaacggagtgtagtgcggcgcaacaccagggattccggcgccaacgtggaacctgcacaacacaatccaaatactttgccccaacttaacagtgaggttgtcaatctcaccggcttgctgtaaacaaatgattaaatgtatggtgtggaaaatgatgtttgtatgcgaagaacagtaaagaacaatgtttgcagtagattgtatttcgatgtaaaagaatggaccggggtccacagttcactagtggtgtctctccaataagaaatagcatgttgggtgaacaaattacagttgggcaattgacaaataaagagggcataacaatgcacatacatatcatgatgagtagagtgagattcaatcgggcattacgacaaagtacatagaccgctatccagcatgcatctatgcctaaaaagtccaccttcgggttagcatcctcaccccttccagtattaagttgcaaacaacagacaattgcattaagtatggtgcgtaatataatcaacacaaatatccttagacaaagcattgatgttttatccctagtggcaacagcacatccacaaccttagaactttctgtcactgtcccagatttaatggaggcatgcactacaagaaaatttgccatggccgacgaagttgaagtcgcgccgtggttgctggtgtaccatggccgacgattttgggtctgtccgttgtgcatgtcaaaacgtttttttcccttttttgaggccacctagcccgacgaaaccggccaaaacgttgcgtatggtggcccgggacgtggtgcatctcgaattctcgggttcgccggccgagtcaacgcaaatccgcaccgccgagggatgtaaggcccagatggcagcctctctggcattgttttttttctcgatcgcgccatctcgttcaacgctctccgatcgagccgtttacgatgcaggatcatgggtcccgcatgtcatcctctatgaaccaaaattctttctattcttggatttttttgaccccctgatttctggctacttcctttttcttttgatcccttgccgccttggaaacgttgacaccgctgctgctaattgggacccgcatgtcatcctctatgagcaatcaactttcttttcttggagtttttttttgcacctcaaatttggtcacttgcctttttctttcgatcccctgccgcctctcaaacggtgataccgctgctgctaaatgggacccgcatgtcatcctctatgtgcaatcaacttatgcttatagacgtatgccttttggtttatgtaatgctcctgctacttttcaaagatgcatgtctgctatttttcatggtttttgcgagagtattgtagaggtattcatggatgatttttctgtctatgggaattcttttgataattgcttgcgaaacctcgataaagttttgcagagatgtgaagaaactaaccttgttcttaattgggagaaatgccactttatggttaatgaaggaattgtattgggacataaaatttccgagagaggtattgaagttgatagagctaaagttgaagcaattgagaagatgccctatcctagggatgttaaaggtattcgtagtgttcttggtcatgctgggttttataggaggtttattaaagatttctccaagatttcaaagcctcttactaatcttcttcaaaaagatgtaccttttatttttgatgatgattgtaaggaagcttttgaaactctaaagaaagcgttaacaactgctcctatagttgaacctcctgattggaacttaccatttgaaattatgtgtgatgctagtgattttgctgtaggcgctgttcttggacagcgagtaaacaaaaaattgaatgttattcattatgctagtaaaactcttgatgctgctcaaagaaattatgctactactgaaaaggaattgttagctgtagtctttgcttgtgataagtttagatcttatattgttgattcaaaagttactattcatactgatcatgctgcaatcagataccttatgcaaaagaaagatgctaagccaaggcttattagatgggtacttctgttgcaagaatttgatttacatattgtagataggaaaggtgctgataatcctgttgctgataatttgtctagattggaaaatattgcttatgatcctgttcccgttaatgatagttttccgaatgaacaattggctgcaataaaggtaagttcgcgagacagtccttggtatgctgattatgctaactttattgtttccaagtatttgcttccaaccttttcagctcagcaaaggaggaaattcttttatgacttgaggcattatttttgggatgacccacacttatataaagaaggagtggatggtattatgcgaagatgtgttcccgagtatgaacaacaagagatattgagtaaatgtcatggtagtgcttatggaggacatcacgccggagaaagaaccgcgcaaaaggttctacaatcaggtttttattggccaactctcttcaaagatgcaaggaagtttattttatcttgtgatgaatgccaaagggttggtaatatctccagacgcaatgaaatgcctatgaattatactcttgttattgaaccgtttgattgttggggatttgacttcatgggaccttttccctcttcagaagattctttgcagggaaattactctcgaaatgggaaggaccatatgttgtcgaggaggtgtatcgttcaggagcaatcaaaattagctctctccaaggcaatgctacgcaagtggtaaatggacaaagactcaagcattatatctcaggtgattcttataatgttgatgttgatattattcgagtggaaacaccggaggctttcatcaaaggacaaattgacagtccgccagaactcgattttgaataggtaacagtactggtaatgaaaagttcgcaatttactttccgaacaatattttcgctgtttttggaaaatatggaaaattacgagatcgaaacggagtggaaaagacgcacgagggcgtgccaccataggccggcgcggcctagcctgggcccgcgccgccctatgagctggccgcctcgtcgcccctttccgactctggttcgatctggtactttccttttgtcgtgaaaatttttgctatataatcccccggacccctggaggtccgtatatcgttttctcgacgtgttttgtttcgagctgtttctgccaggatttgcttcggatctagagccatcatgtcttcgtcggaaactccgaaggacagctcctgcaaggatgttggcaacttgtacatggaggagctgaggatgcaccccaaggagttgctgctcgttgagggagaactgcagatcaaggatgtccagggacctaaaggagaaggaagcctggaagacgggatggagaagctagaacaagaggtctttaaatacaagaagatggctgagcgtgaggtggatatcttccacaagattgtttcTGAACTCATtgttgaacatgagaaggaaactacaaagctttggggcgacatcctctcgcttcatgacaccaccaacaagctccaagcacaactctatgacgttcagaatcagaactgtgagtatgaaaacaggtttaaatacataagccgtgctgctagtttcaggatccccgagaccaagatgtcgtttcttgatggagagcctcttccttggaagtttgatgacgggagttcatcaccaccatcgccgaaggagtaattcatcatcggtattggcatccccttggtttgttccaagcttgggggagtgccgcggtatcacatcatcactaccttttactttttactgtcaagtagtgtcatatcatgagtagggaagttatcatataagatgggttgcagtttggaagtatctctcctttagttagttatctatgtatcccttggtgtgagttatcgttatggaatattaatgagaagtcttatcatttacatattgcacatcttattttagtttgcaatctctattatatgatttaccttgttgttagtattggtatcactttgggagcattgaataaatctatttggttttggcaaacttagcattggtcaatagcaacaacactttgaggtttaagtagaaaagagaaatacatgtagttgtttcattgtcattCTTtcatgttagctcatagcttattcttctgaagttaaaactgtttgtgcttacaaggaagatgcatgattgtttctatcgcatgtatatttgtttgtttccttcgactcttatgcttgctaattaaccttgctagccaaagacctgtactgagagggaatacttctcgtgcatccaaaccttaacccaaacctatgccatttgtgtccaccatatctacctactacatggtatttcctgccattccaagtaaatacttcatgtgctacctttaaacaattcaaaatatactatctcttatttgtgtcaatgttttatagctcatgaggaagtatgtggtgttttatctttcaatcttgttgggcaactttcaccaatggactagtggcttcatccgcttatccaataattttgcaaaaagagctggcaatgggattcccagtcccaaattaattaaactaaatagacactcctccatggtatgtgattgatggacggcacccgaaggattcggttagccatggcttgtgtaagcaaaggttggggggagtgtcatcataataaaactaaaataaaaaggcactccttcatggtatgagattgttggcaggcacccgaggattcggttagccatggtttgtgaaagaaaggttggaaggagtgccacacaaaataaaaataaa encodes:
- the LOC127302669 gene encoding calmodulin-like protein 5, with the protein product MKLTSFFGASPSSKKGKKTGKSAKSCSFGSTASSLSTSDESVATPRTVLPPSSSPSGSGSGSGTTKKPAVTLAVTRQELEVALRSVVSTEEELAAMLADAETTALALEGIAAAEAADEGELRDIFAVFDADGDGRISAEELRAVLASLGDDRCSVEDCRRMIGGVDTDGDGFVCFGEFTRMMMHLP